The Verrucomicrobiia bacterium genome contains the following window.
CATATTTCGTCCCTTTTTTCCATCGTCGCCCGTAAAACGCTCAACGTCAATAATGCCTCATGCGTACGACAACCCTCTTATTCAAACAAAAAGACCGCCCTCTCGGACGGCCTTTTAACTGCATACTGCACATCTCTGTGCCAGGCGCTCACTCACTACTTCATACCACATTCACACAACTCACTGTCAAGTTGTGGTCCTCCCGACGGGACTCGAACCCGTATGCAGTGCGGAGTGAGCGCCTGTTCTATCCACTTGATATACGGGAGGACTATTCCTGTATATTTGCTAGGCCCCAGCAAATCACTAGATGTCCAACTTTTCGTATTTGAGACTTCCTCTATACTGTGGATATGAAAATCGCCATCTTCTCAGACTCCCACGATCATCTTGATCATCTACAAGCCGCCATTACCTACGTAAAAGCACAGGGTATAACCACCGTGCTTCACCTAGGTGACTTTTGTGCCCCTCCTGTATTTGAGGTGCTCGGTGAATCAGGACTCCAATGGTACGGCGTTTGGGGCAATGTGGATGGCGACCGCCTCATGTGCTGGCTTCGGGTTAAGGATGCTGGAAACGTAGACATTGGTACGGACGATTTCCGTGAATTGGAAATTGGC
Protein-coding sequences here:
- a CDS encoding metallophosphoesterase family protein — protein: MKIAIFSDSHDHLDHLQAAITYVKAQGITTVLHLGDFCAPPVFEVLGESGLQWYGVWGNVDGDRLMCWLRVKDAGNVDIGTDDFRELEIGGRKLFLTHYPRIAQIAAASGEFDAAFHGHDHIAAAELIKTNGGPHSETLLANPGELGGFRFGTPTFGIYDTDTNTLEHITL